One Dialister invisus DSM 15470 genomic region harbors:
- a CDS encoding efflux RND transporter permease subunit produces the protein MAKFFINRPIFAIVLALVISIAGMLCIFTLPVDRYPKITPPQVSVSAAYPGADSEVVAQTVAEVIEKNVVGVEDLDSISSTSNSNGSYSLTVQFVSGTDSDMATIRVQNGVTSSEAALPDTVRSIGVTTRKSSSGMALVVSLLSPKGTYDETFLKNYFSMNYVDELKSIPGVGSVQEFGSDFGMRIWLDPAKMAQNKVTASEVISAVSTQNRQVAAGNVGTAPVDKNQAFQYIVTVQGRLATAEEFGNIVIRTNSDGSMLRMKDVARIELDAKNYDFIARSGDHESAAVAFSLTDDANAIDTINKIKAKLAEDSKSFPADMTYRISMDNTDFIYASVKEVLQTFFEALLIVAMIVYIFLQNWRSTLIPMIAVPVSLFGTFGAFEVLGFTINTLTLFAMVLAIGLVVDDAIVVIEAVEYEMRYNNLPPKDATVAAMEKVQSPVIGVAIVLAAVFVPVAFLGGIMGILYKQFALTIAVSVLISAFVALSLTPALCAGMLRHHKEGAERGELQKFWDKFNDWFDRMIEIYGHSLEKMGRVIIAPIGVLIGLTVASVVMFVALPTAFLPEEDNGYFIGAISLPEGSVNIRTNAAIKEFLAYMGKDDAVEQTFGVTGFDILSGGQKPNAGLSFIKLKPWDERKGAASQVGALIGKAAAYNATHPDVNIMALNPPAIPGLGSSGGFSMYIQNKNGDSNENMQRVIGQFLGAANRRPEIKMAYTTFRMDTPSYNFDIDREKALKNGVALGDIFTALQVYYGSVQINDFTAYGRNFKVVAQADVDYRMDPSANKFLTVKDSSGNMIPISTFITPKKSNAISVITRYNNFPAVKISGNQADGYSSGQALDALEEVAAEVLPTGYSYAFVESSAQEKEAGGKTIYALALGMLFVFLSLAALYESWKVPFVVLFGMPTGFFGACLGAWMFNVYNDIYFQIGLLTIIGLAAKNAILIVEYAKVRTNAGMAPLKAAVEASKIRLRPILMTSLAFILGNVPLALSTGAGANSRSEMGIAVVFGVLSATAFQIFIVPMLFIVIEKFHFGGFRKKKLVTEED, from the coding sequence ATGGCTAAGTTTTTTATCAATCGTCCTATCTTTGCAATTGTTTTGGCGCTCGTTATTTCTATCGCCGGTATGCTTTGTATTTTTACCCTGCCGGTTGACCGATATCCGAAGATCACACCGCCCCAGGTTTCTGTAAGCGCTGCTTATCCCGGTGCCGATTCGGAGGTTGTGGCGCAGACGGTGGCAGAAGTCATAGAAAAGAATGTAGTTGGTGTAGAAGATCTTGATAGTATCAGCTCGACAAGTAACTCGAACGGTTCTTATTCGTTGACGGTACAGTTTGTCTCAGGGACAGACTCCGATATGGCAACAATTCGTGTACAGAATGGGGTTACATCTTCTGAGGCGGCGCTTCCTGATACAGTTCGCTCTATCGGCGTAACGACACGTAAGTCTTCCAGCGGAATGGCACTTGTTGTCAGTTTGCTCTCGCCAAAGGGGACTTATGACGAGACATTCCTCAAAAACTATTTCAGTATGAACTATGTTGATGAGCTGAAATCCATTCCCGGTGTAGGGAGTGTACAGGAATTTGGTTCTGATTTCGGTATGCGGATCTGGCTTGATCCCGCAAAAATGGCACAAAATAAAGTCACCGCATCGGAAGTTATATCTGCTGTCAGCACACAGAACAGACAGGTAGCGGCAGGTAATGTGGGGACGGCTCCGGTGGACAAGAATCAGGCATTCCAGTACATTGTTACCGTGCAGGGGCGTTTAGCCACAGCAGAAGAATTTGGGAATATAGTCATTCGTACAAACAGTGACGGCAGTATGCTCAGAATGAAAGATGTGGCCCGCATCGAACTGGATGCAAAGAACTACGATTTTATTGCCCGTTCCGGTGACCATGAATCTGCAGCGGTAGCATTCTCACTCACTGATGATGCAAATGCTATTGATACGATTAACAAGATTAAGGCTAAACTTGCTGAAGACAGCAAGTCTTTTCCTGCAGATATGACTTATCGTATTTCTATGGATAATACGGATTTCATTTATGCGTCCGTTAAAGAAGTTCTTCAGACCTTTTTTGAAGCACTGCTGATTGTAGCAATGATTGTTTATATATTTTTGCAAAATTGGCGATCTACCCTTATTCCCATGATCGCCGTCCCTGTATCGTTATTTGGTACTTTTGGCGCTTTTGAGGTACTCGGTTTTACAATCAATACGCTGACACTTTTTGCCATGGTTTTAGCAATTGGACTGGTTGTCGATGATGCAATTGTTGTCATTGAAGCTGTAGAGTATGAAATGCGGTATAACAATTTACCGCCGAAAGACGCTACAGTTGCGGCGATGGAAAAAGTGCAGAGCCCGGTTATCGGGGTTGCTATCGTACTGGCTGCTGTATTCGTCCCGGTTGCCTTCCTTGGCGGGATTATGGGTATTCTCTATAAACAGTTTGCCCTTACTATTGCGGTTTCCGTGTTGATTTCTGCCTTTGTGGCTTTGTCCTTGACGCCGGCTCTTTGTGCAGGGATGCTCCGTCATCATAAGGAAGGCGCAGAACGGGGGGAGCTGCAGAAATTCTGGGATAAATTCAATGACTGGTTCGATCGTATGATTGAAATTTATGGTCATAGTCTTGAAAAAATGGGACGCGTGATTATAGCGCCCATTGGTGTCCTCATTGGATTGACCGTTGCTTCTGTTGTTATGTTTGTTGCTCTCCCGACTGCTTTTTTGCCGGAAGAGGATAATGGCTACTTTATTGGGGCTATTTCGCTGCCGGAAGGTTCTGTCAATATAAGAACCAATGCGGCAATTAAAGAGTTTCTGGCCTATATGGGTAAAGATGATGCTGTAGAGCAGACTTTTGGTGTTACCGGCTTTGATATCCTTTCTGGTGGTCAGAAACCCAATGCGGGACTTTCTTTTATTAAACTGAAGCCCTGGGATGAGAGAAAAGGCGCTGCTTCACAGGTGGGAGCGCTTATTGGAAAAGCGGCAGCCTATAATGCCACACACCCTGATGTAAATATTATGGCATTGAATCCCCCTGCTATTCCCGGGCTGGGCAGTTCCGGCGGGTTCTCCATGTATATCCAGAATAAGAATGGCGATTCCAATGAAAATATGCAGCGGGTTATAGGGCAGTTCCTCGGAGCGGCTAATCGAAGACCGGAAATAAAGATGGCTTATACCACTTTCCGTATGGATACTCCTTCATATAATTTTGATATAGATCGTGAAAAGGCTTTAAAAAATGGTGTGGCGCTGGGAGATATTTTTACAGCCTTACAGGTCTATTATGGGTCTGTCCAAATTAATGATTTTACTGCCTATGGACGTAACTTTAAGGTGGTCGCCCAGGCTGATGTGGATTATCGTATGGATCCTTCGGCGAATAAGTTCCTGACTGTGAAAGACTCCAGCGGGAACATGATTCCTATCAGTACTTTTATCACACCGAAAAAATCTAATGCAATTTCCGTTATTACCCGTTATAATAATTTCCCTGCGGTTAAAATCAGCGGTAACCAGGCAGACGGATATTCTTCCGGACAAGCGTTGGACGCATTGGAAGAAGTGGCAGCGGAAGTACTTCCTACCGGATATAGTTATGCTTTTGTGGAAAGCTCGGCACAGGAGAAAGAAGCCGGCGGGAAGACGATTTATGCCTTGGCACTGGGGATGCTCTTTGTATTCCTCTCTTTGGCGGCATTATATGAAAGTTGGAAAGTTCCTTTTGTCGTACTCTTTGGTATGCCGACCGGCTTCTTCGGAGCCTGTCTTGGCGCCTGGATGTTTAATGTATATAATGACATTTATTTCCAAATCGGTTTGTTAACCATCATAGGGCTTGCCGCCAAGAATGCGATTCTCATTGTAGAGTATGCGAAGGTTCGTACAAATGCGGGCATGGCGCCGCTTAAGGCTGCAGTGGAAGCATCTAAGATCCGTCTGCGTCCTATTCTGATGACTTCCCTTGCTTTTATTTTGGGAAACGTTCCGCTGGCCCTGTCAACAGGTGCGGGTGCGAATTCCCGTTCCGAAATGGGGATTGCCGTGGTATTCGGTGTTCTTTCTGCGACAGCATTTCAGATTTTTATCGTACCAATGTTGTTTATTGTTATTGAAAAATTTCATTTTGGGGGCTTTCGTAAGAAAAAACTGGTGACTGAAGAAGACTGA
- a CDS encoding efflux RND transporter periplasmic adaptor subunit encodes MKYKKVLAAVMAVSVVVLSAGMFTGCGSAKSQQQQSLKVTTFRPFKSDTPIMREYTGSITALQEVPVRAKVSGTVVEKYITGGQHVEVGQALYRIDTRSYASALAAAQASAAQASATYENAKKDLARYEQLVSSGAISKQAYDGQKSSTEAYRAVYEAAQAQVQIASDNLGDTIVTAPFSGTLSMDDVNIGTFATAGTTGLVTLSSSDPLYVQFDMSESEYLQLTRQKNITETLGSELKLRLSDGSIYSETGKIVQVSPGLNGGQLTMKASFANPNNLLIPGMYATIVSDAELAQGSILVPTKALIQLLNKDMLDVVVDGKVQQKAVKVGATYGLYTIIESGIDVTDEVIVEGQNKVQIGQAVEAVETTREEMEESATKAAADQHGLAK; translated from the coding sequence ATGAAGTATAAAAAAGTGCTGGCAGCTGTCATGGCGGTCAGTGTAGTTGTTTTATCGGCAGGTATGTTTACAGGATGCGGTTCAGCAAAGAGCCAGCAACAGCAAAGTTTAAAGGTGACGACATTTAGACCGTTTAAATCAGATACGCCGATCATGAGGGAATATACAGGCTCTATTACGGCATTGCAGGAGGTTCCTGTCCGCGCTAAGGTATCAGGGACAGTTGTTGAAAAATATATTACCGGCGGTCAGCATGTAGAAGTGGGGCAGGCCCTGTATCGTATTGATACAAGAAGTTATGCATCTGCATTGGCTGCGGCACAGGCATCTGCAGCACAGGCGTCTGCTACTTATGAAAATGCGAAAAAGGATCTGGCCCGTTATGAACAGCTGGTTAGCAGTGGTGCTATTTCAAAACAGGCATATGACGGACAGAAATCATCTACAGAAGCCTATCGGGCTGTTTATGAAGCGGCTCAGGCGCAGGTACAGATTGCTTCCGATAATTTAGGTGATACGATTGTGACAGCGCCATTTTCAGGCACACTGTCTATGGATGATGTGAACATAGGCACTTTTGCAACCGCAGGTACGACGGGACTTGTTACCCTGTCCTCTTCTGATCCGCTTTATGTGCAGTTCGACATGTCCGAAAGCGAGTATTTGCAGCTTACTCGTCAGAAAAATATTACGGAAACTTTAGGAAGTGAATTAAAACTCCGCTTGTCAGATGGATCCATTTACAGTGAAACCGGTAAAATCGTACAGGTCAGTCCGGGACTCAACGGCGGTCAGCTGACGATGAAAGCATCTTTTGCTAATCCTAATAATCTTCTTATTCCGGGGATGTATGCAACCATTGTTTCTGATGCTGAGTTAGCACAGGGAAGTATTCTCGTTCCGACGAAAGCCCTTATCCAACTTTTAAATAAAGATATGCTTGATGTGGTAGTGGATGGGAAGGTACAGCAGAAAGCAGTCAAGGTTGGTGCAACTTATGGATTATATACAATTATTGAAAGCGGCATTGATGTGACTGATGAAGTTATCGTAGAAGGTCAGAACAAAGTGCAGATTGGCCAAGCGGTAGAAGCGGTAGAAACGACCAGAGAAGAAATGGAAGAATCCGCAACCAAGGCTGCTGCAGATCAGCATGGTCTTGCGAAGTAA
- a CDS encoding YhcH/YjgK/YiaL family protein: MIIGNAEHLSAYKAQLSEELYDCLEKMAAYGFEDLPDGKYEINGYKVGVETSMTEPADKRKLEGHQRYIDIVYEVDVEEEQIGCRSVWEAGKVTESYEDRDLYFFASEGEESRAYLHTGNFVICFPEDLHRPLCMGAKGPCRIRKAVLKFPLNKL, from the coding sequence ATGATCATTGGGAATGCGGAACATCTTTCTGCTTATAAGGCACAGCTGTCTGAAGAACTTTATGATTGTCTGGAGAAAATGGCGGCCTATGGGTTTGAAGACCTGCCTGACGGGAAATATGAGATTAACGGTTATAAGGTGGGGGTAGAAACTTCAATGACGGAGCCGGCTGATAAACGTAAATTGGAAGGACATCAAAGGTATATCGATATAGTTTATGAAGTTGATGTGGAAGAGGAGCAGATTGGCTGCCGGTCTGTTTGGGAAGCCGGAAAAGTGACTGAATCTTATGAAGATAGAGATTTATATTTTTTCGCGTCGGAAGGAGAAGAAAGCCGTGCGTATCTTCATACGGGAAATTTTGTGATTTGTTTTCCCGAAGATTTGCATAGGCCTCTCTGCATGGGAGCGAAAGGGCCTTGCAGAATCAGGAAGGCGGTTCTAAAATTTCCGTTAAATAAATTATGA
- the ybaK gene encoding Cys-tRNA(Pro) deacylase gives MSKEKKTNVMRILDKAKIPYIARSYEYKESNLSGTHAATALGYDPAIVFKTIVTKGDRTGPIIFCLPSSKELDLKAAARISKNKTLEMIHVKDLPALTGYVRGGCSPIGMKKQFSTYIDSSCLFHEQISISAGQRGQQILLSARALIDFIHATTADITRTASSHL, from the coding sequence ATGAGTAAAGAAAAGAAGACCAATGTTATGCGTATACTTGATAAGGCAAAAATACCATACATCGCAAGATCTTATGAATACAAAGAAAGTAATCTGTCAGGCACCCACGCTGCTACTGCCCTCGGATATGACCCCGCCATAGTTTTTAAGACCATCGTGACAAAAGGCGATAGAACCGGCCCTATTATTTTTTGCTTGCCATCCTCAAAGGAACTAGATTTAAAGGCAGCCGCCCGAATTAGTAAAAATAAAACTCTTGAAATGATTCATGTAAAAGACCTTCCCGCTCTCACCGGATATGTAAGAGGCGGATGTTCACCGATAGGAATGAAGAAACAATTTTCTACTTATATAGACAGTTCCTGTCTGTTTCATGAACAAATCAGTATCAGTGCCGGCCAACGGGGTCAACAGATTCTTTTATCGGCAAGAGCACTGATTGATTTTATCCATGCCACTACTGCAGATATTACACGGACCGCTTCATCTCATTTATGA